One genomic segment of Desulfocapsa sulfexigens DSM 10523 includes these proteins:
- a CDS encoding FAD-dependent oxidoreductase, which produces MSQNLFQFIEVNRVDPRKKNIARRKTEFVEIYDPFQKSQVQMQADRCLDCGNPYCEWKCPVHNYIPDWLQLANEGRIIEAAELCHQTNSLPEICGRVCPQDRLCEGACTLNNDYGAVTIGNIEKYLVDTAFQMGWRPDLSRVVVTDKRVAVIGAGPAGLACADVLIRNGVKPVVFDRHPEIGGLLTFGIPSFKLDKGIMTLRREIFTDMGIEFRLNVEIGKDLPVSELLNNFDALFVGIGTYTATTANLENESAEGVYDALDYLIANTDHLMNVKRKTYPYVDLEGKRVVVLGGGDTAMDCLRTAIRQGATDVACVYRRNRENMPGSAREVQNAEDEGVRFLWNLQPLKLLVEENGRVCGVRVVSTRLGEPDEHGRRRPEAIAGTEIELPADCIITAFGFRPSPPKWLIENDISLNEWQLIDAPADGDFPFQTSNTKVFAGGDAVRGSDLVVTAIAEGRHAAESILQYLKV; this is translated from the coding sequence ATGAGCCAAAATTTATTCCAGTTTATCGAAGTGAATCGGGTTGATCCCCGGAAAAAAAACATCGCACGGCGTAAAACCGAATTTGTGGAAATCTACGATCCTTTCCAGAAATCACAGGTACAAATGCAGGCGGATCGTTGCCTTGACTGCGGTAATCCCTACTGCGAATGGAAATGCCCCGTCCACAACTACATTCCTGACTGGCTGCAGCTCGCCAATGAGGGCCGTATTATAGAGGCGGCCGAACTCTGCCACCAGACCAACAGTCTGCCGGAAATCTGTGGCCGGGTTTGTCCCCAGGATCGCCTCTGTGAAGGTGCCTGTACGCTCAACAATGACTATGGCGCGGTCACCATCGGCAATATTGAAAAGTACCTTGTCGATACAGCTTTCCAGATGGGCTGGCGCCCTGACCTCTCCAGGGTTGTGGTAACTGACAAACGTGTTGCTGTTATCGGCGCCGGTCCTGCAGGACTCGCCTGTGCAGATGTGTTAATCCGTAACGGTGTCAAACCGGTGGTTTTTGACCGACATCCGGAGATCGGCGGCCTGCTGACATTCGGCATTCCCTCCTTTAAACTCGACAAAGGGATAATGACCCTCAGGCGGGAGATCTTCACCGATATGGGTATTGAATTTCGTCTCAATGTGGAAATAGGGAAAGATCTGCCCGTAAGCGAGCTCCTGAATAACTTTGATGCCCTTTTTGTCGGCATCGGGACCTACACCGCCACAACTGCAAATCTTGAAAATGAGAGTGCTGAAGGAGTATACGATGCCCTTGACTATCTCATCGCCAACACCGACCATCTTATGAACGTAAAGCGGAAAACATACCCATATGTGGATCTTGAGGGAAAACGGGTCGTGGTTCTTGGCGGCGGAGACACTGCCATGGATTGTCTGCGCACTGCCATCCGCCAGGGTGCGACGGATGTTGCCTGCGTCTATCGGCGGAACAGGGAAAATATGCCGGGTTCGGCCAGGGAAGTACAAAACGCCGAGGACGAAGGCGTTCGTTTTCTCTGGAATCTGCAGCCCCTTAAACTGCTTGTGGAAGAAAATGGCAGGGTCTGCGGAGTCAGGGTTGTGAGTACCAGACTGGGCGAACCTGACGAACATGGACGAAGAAGACCGGAGGCAATTGCTGGCACAGAGATAGAACTTCCAGCCGATTGTATTATTACAGCCTTTGGTTTTCGGCCGAGTCCTCCGAAGTGGCTGATCGAAAATGATATTTCCTTGAATGAGTGGCAGCTGATAGATGCCCCTGCAGATGGAGATTTCCCCTTCCAGACCAGTAATACCAAAGTTTTCGCCGGAGGCGATGCGGTTCGTGGCTCTGACCTTGTTGTCACTGCCATTGCCGAAGGACGACATGCTGCCGAGAGTATTCTTCAGTACCTGAAGGTATAA
- a CDS encoding P-II family nitrogen regulator has protein sequence MKKIEAIIKPFKLESVKEALNEIGISGMTITEVKGYGRQKGHKEMYRGAEYVVDFNPKIKIELVVAADLVEKVMETIREAALSGKIGDGKIFIIPVEDVLRVRTGERGADAI, from the coding sequence ATGAAAAAAATAGAGGCAATCATCAAGCCATTCAAGCTTGAATCGGTAAAGGAGGCCCTGAATGAAATTGGTATCAGCGGCATGACCATCACCGAAGTTAAAGGATATGGTCGGCAGAAGGGCCATAAAGAGATGTATCGCGGAGCAGAATATGTGGTTGATTTCAACCCGAAGATTAAGATAGAACTGGTTGTTGCCGCCGATCTTGTCGAGAAGGTGATGGAGACGATCCGTGAGGCAGCCCTCAGTGGCAAGATAGGAGATGGAAAGATCTTTATCATTCCGGTGGAAGACGTACTGAGAGTACGAACCGGAGAGCGTGGGGCTGACGCCATTTAA
- a CDS encoding ammonium transporter encodes MKNSVTMNGKTFWGGVVFLSGLALAGPAIAEEAAAASSVADNLIQLAYSVDTFYFLMSGALVMWMAAGFAMLEAGLVRGKNTVEILTKNVALYAIACLMYLIVGYNIMYGDAVNSFIPGLSFFLGPDNGVDEVLKSGGETYYSNMSDFFFQVVFVATAMSIVSGAVAERMKLWTFLAFAVVMTGFIYPVSGYWKWGGGFLDALGFLDFAGSGLVHLCGASAALAGVLVLGARKGKYSGGKINAIPGCNLPLATLGTFILWLGWFGFNGGSELKISNIAEANAVSMVFVNTNTAAAGGLVAALLLSRLWFGKADLTMALNGALAGLVAITAEPLTPTPGIATMIGVIGGLLVVPAIIFIDKAKIDDPVGAISVHGVVGTWGLIAVAFTNPDGSLIKQLIGIGTIFGWTFGTSLIVWLVLKAVMGVRVSEEEEMEGVDIAECGLDAYPEFTRD; translated from the coding sequence GTGAAGAACAGTGTAACAATGAATGGAAAGACGTTCTGGGGAGGAGTGGTGTTTCTCTCCGGGCTTGCCCTGGCAGGGCCAGCAATTGCCGAAGAGGCGGCTGCCGCATCAAGTGTCGCTGACAATCTGATCCAGCTGGCCTATTCAGTGGACACCTTTTACTTTCTCATGTCCGGCGCGTTGGTCATGTGGATGGCCGCTGGCTTTGCCATGCTGGAAGCTGGCCTGGTCAGAGGGAAAAACACGGTGGAAATCCTCACCAAAAATGTGGCTCTCTATGCCATCGCCTGCTTGATGTATCTTATCGTCGGGTACAACATCATGTACGGTGATGCTGTTAACAGTTTTATTCCCGGACTCAGCTTTTTTCTTGGCCCCGATAACGGAGTCGATGAAGTCCTGAAGAGCGGTGGAGAAACATACTATTCCAATATGTCAGACTTCTTTTTTCAGGTTGTCTTTGTGGCAACGGCCATGTCCATTGTTTCCGGTGCCGTTGCAGAGCGGATGAAACTCTGGACATTCCTTGCCTTTGCAGTTGTCATGACCGGATTTATCTATCCTGTCAGCGGTTACTGGAAATGGGGCGGAGGTTTTCTTGACGCCCTCGGTTTTCTTGATTTCGCAGGTTCCGGTCTGGTTCATCTCTGTGGCGCATCTGCTGCCCTGGCTGGTGTACTGGTACTTGGTGCTCGTAAGGGAAAATATTCAGGAGGCAAAATCAATGCTATTCCCGGCTGTAACCTTCCCCTTGCAACCCTTGGAACCTTTATCCTCTGGCTTGGCTGGTTTGGGTTTAATGGCGGATCCGAATTGAAGATCAGTAACATCGCTGAGGCGAATGCCGTGTCCATGGTTTTTGTCAATACCAATACCGCTGCTGCGGGAGGTCTTGTTGCAGCACTGCTGCTCTCCCGTCTCTGGTTTGGCAAGGCTGATCTTACCATGGCTCTCAACGGTGCGCTGGCAGGACTGGTTGCCATAACTGCTGAGCCATTAACACCTACTCCAGGCATTGCCACCATGATCGGTGTTATCGGTGGCCTGCTGGTTGTGCCTGCTATTATCTTTATAGACAAGGCTAAGATCGATGATCCTGTAGGTGCAATCTCTGTGCATGGCGTAGTTGGTACCTGGGGACTTATCGCTGTCGCCTTTACCAATCCCGATGGTTCGCTGATTAAACAGCTTATCGGTATTGGAACCATCTTTGGCTGGACCTTTGGTACTTCTCTTATTGTGTGGCTGGTTCTTAAGGCAGTCATGGGTGTTCGGGTCAGCGAAGAAGAAGAGATGGAAGGTGTTGATATTGCCGAGTGCGGTCTTGATGCCTATCCGGAATTCACCAGAGATTAA
- a CDS encoding outer membrane beta-barrel protein: MIKKYCTAIAICLSMLVTSYAATANAAQKKGDSDLQLSGGLFHAQGVEWGTANVDVGYGYFFTDSLEVGVIQNIAYDFIDNADDRWMASTIPFVNYYVRGVSKDDVFQPFLGAFIGASYNDEDTTGTIGPQVGFKSFINESTYVVVKYRYEWFFDELTVDDIDNTSSDGNHVVSVGLGFVF, translated from the coding sequence ATGATTAAGAAATACTGTACAGCAATAGCAATTTGCCTTTCAATGCTGGTGACAAGTTATGCAGCAACTGCCAATGCCGCTCAGAAAAAAGGTGATAGTGATCTTCAGCTCTCTGGAGGGCTTTTTCATGCCCAGGGCGTTGAGTGGGGAACTGCGAATGTGGATGTTGGATATGGGTACTTTTTCACAGACAGCCTGGAAGTGGGAGTTATACAGAATATAGCATACGATTTTATTGATAATGCTGATGATAGATGGATGGCATCCACTATCCCCTTTGTGAACTATTATGTCCGTGGTGTATCAAAGGATGATGTTTTTCAGCCATTTTTAGGTGCTTTTATTGGTGCTAGCTACAATGACGAAGACACAACTGGTACTATTGGGCCCCAGGTCGGCTTCAAGTCTTTTATCAATGAGAGTACTTATGTTGTGGTGAAGTACCGTTATGAGTGGTTTTTTGATGAGTTAACCGTGGATGATATTGATAATACCAGTAGTGATGGTAATCATGTTGTCAGTGTAGGTTTAGGCTTCGTTTTTTAA
- a CDS encoding ComEC/Rec2 family competence protein, with protein MTLKLFIHDVGHGHAVHAFTPNGQSIVIDLGCSEEFSPLSWLREQTDTIDSLIITHPHGDHIDEILQLEDFKVRQIWRPKWLPEDDVRKANQSSYTEKLDYYFDISNNRFIHPTKNEKLVGNPDVSSGVTITKHASRDCGTSNINNHSGVVVFEYCGVKVVIPGDNELPSWKSLLSKQNFVDAINGAHLYLSSHHGRESGYHSDLFKIIKPKLCVVSDGRVQNTDAAARYSQHAGGWSVSSKSTGNLKERSCLTTRTDGYIEIEIGKNDDGSPYMSVTTP; from the coding sequence ATGACATTAAAATTATTTATTCACGATGTTGGTCATGGTCATGCTGTCCATGCGTTTACTCCGAATGGACAATCCATAGTCATTGATCTCGGGTGTTCGGAAGAATTTTCGCCATTAAGTTGGTTGCGGGAACAAACAGATACAATAGATAGCCTTATTATCACACACCCGCACGGGGACCATATTGATGAGATTTTGCAATTAGAAGATTTCAAAGTTCGGCAAATATGGAGACCAAAGTGGTTGCCAGAAGACGATGTAAGAAAGGCCAATCAGAGTAGTTATACTGAAAAACTGGATTACTATTTTGACATTTCAAACAATAGATTCATACACCCTACTAAAAATGAAAAGTTGGTTGGTAATCCAGATGTAAGTTCTGGAGTTACAATAACAAAACACGCGTCAAGAGATTGTGGTACATCGAATATCAACAACCATAGTGGTGTCGTAGTCTTTGAATATTGTGGAGTGAAAGTAGTAATACCTGGTGATAATGAACTTCCATCTTGGAAGTCCTTACTTAGTAAGCAAAATTTTGTTGATGCTATCAATGGAGCCCATCTTTATCTATCCAGTCACCATGGACGTGAATCTGGTTACCACTCGGACCTTTTCAAAATAATAAAACCTAAATTATGTGTCGTTAGTGACGGTAGAGTTCAGAATACTGATGCTGCTGCAAGGTATTCGCAACATGCAGGAGGTTGGTCAGTATCAAGCAAATCTACTGGAAATTTAAAGGAGAGAAGCTGTTTAACCACAAGGACAGACGGGTATATAGAAATTGAAATTGGTAAAAACGATGATGGGAGTCCTTATATGTCCGTAACAACACCATAA
- a CDS encoding tyrosine-type recombinase/integrase, giving the protein MSPKIWLDIKWLSTYISIRPNELRNIKESHIDLKQGFIFIPHPKEKRPKYVPLVHDDIEFLKTFPRSSPEMYFFRHEKGIKGATPGSQFGTNIFYTLWKRACKDLGIEGIDLYGGTRHSSAVDLRNYATPEQIKRAKMHTTNKAFERYFQVSKEELQEMYEYTKCDTPVTPKKKRHTS; this is encoded by the coding sequence GTGAGCCCTAAAATATGGCTCGATATCAAGTGGCTTTCAACCTACATATCAATACGGCCCAATGAGCTTAGAAACATCAAGGAGAGCCATATAGACCTTAAACAAGGGTTTATATTCATCCCCCACCCAAAAGAAAAAAGGCCTAAGTATGTACCACTTGTTCACGACGACATTGAATTTTTAAAAACCTTTCCACGCTCATCCCCTGAAATGTATTTTTTCAGACATGAAAAAGGAATAAAAGGAGCTACCCCGGGTAGCCAGTTTGGTACGAATATATTTTATACTTTGTGGAAACGGGCTTGTAAGGATTTGGGAATTGAGGGAATAGATTTGTATGGTGGTACTCGACACAGTTCAGCAGTTGATTTAAGAAACTATGCAACACCAGAGCAAATTAAGCGTGCAAAAATGCATACAACGAATAAAGCTTTCGAAAGATATTTTCAGGTTTCGAAGGAAGAATTACAAGAAATGTATGAGTATACAAAGTGTGATACGCCTGTGACACCAAAAAAGAAAAGGCACACCAGCTAA
- a CDS encoding Rne/Rng family ribonuclease has translation MVDKKAEPKKKAVQEKTVKKASTGAWWKSTKKKETVPDVPDVTAGVVETAEPAKKTAPKARKKTTAVKSAAKPRAPRKKPVPRKKPTAEVAEKAKAEVKQPDVLVEADQLPAGSQMTDGSDPVKVDTSEEAKPKTKPSRPRGGRSNQQAKGPGKGKQPEPAVEKPVSMEKPPLLKLLVNAEEPEECRLALLADGRLESIHVSTLSSKQTKNNIYKAKIVAIESNLQAAFVDYGTDKNGFLPFNEIHPEYYKQEISEENKRYIEQHQWKKLRVTDVLERGQEVLVQVVKEEVGNKGANMTTYLSIPGRGVVLMPGSDSSGISRKISGEERRSQLREIMGSLNIPEGVGWIVRTASMDVTKTALTKDVRSLSRLWNEIKLKGQAMEGVGLVYQDHDCVLRFLREHFDPEIKEILVDDLAALEKVKDFLDMLPAKQKGAKARLHKGTRPIFNQYNVEDQIESIYQPQVQLPSGGSIVIDPTEALVAIDVNSGSTGKGKNFEESIFKANMEAATELARQLRLRDLGGLIVVDFIDMRVSRNIREVERQVKNAMKRDRAKVDISRISKFGLMQISRQKLGAPIETSNYRVCEHCKGRGIVRSVETLALFYLRRIQTGGSRKEVVKVECHFPLDVAQYLLNNKRNEISDMESRNKIDIIIVADPTLKPADHEIICHKQEKAN, from the coding sequence ATGGTAGACAAAAAAGCAGAGCCAAAGAAAAAGGCTGTGCAGGAAAAAACTGTGAAAAAGGCATCAACCGGTGCCTGGTGGAAGAGTACGAAAAAAAAGGAAACGGTTCCAGATGTACCTGATGTCACAGCAGGTGTTGTTGAAACGGCAGAGCCTGCGAAAAAAACCGCTCCTAAGGCACGAAAAAAAACAACAGCTGTAAAGAGTGCAGCCAAGCCTCGAGCCCCTCGAAAGAAGCCGGTTCCCAGAAAAAAGCCGACAGCTGAGGTTGCGGAGAAGGCAAAGGCAGAGGTGAAGCAACCTGATGTGTTGGTGGAAGCTGATCAGTTGCCTGCTGGATCACAGATGACAGACGGGTCAGATCCGGTAAAAGTTGATACTTCAGAAGAGGCGAAGCCAAAAACCAAACCGTCACGTCCTCGTGGTGGGCGGAGTAACCAGCAGGCAAAGGGACCGGGAAAAGGAAAGCAGCCGGAACCAGCGGTTGAAAAACCTGTTTCCATGGAAAAGCCACCGCTGTTAAAGCTTCTTGTTAATGCTGAAGAACCAGAGGAGTGTCGTCTTGCGCTTCTCGCTGATGGACGGCTGGAATCCATTCATGTTTCCACTCTTTCCTCCAAGCAGACAAAAAATAATATTTATAAAGCAAAAATAGTAGCCATCGAGAGTAATCTGCAGGCCGCCTTTGTTGACTACGGTACTGATAAAAACGGCTTCCTTCCCTTTAATGAGATCCATCCTGAATACTATAAACAGGAAATCAGTGAGGAGAACAAACGCTATATTGAACAGCATCAGTGGAAGAAGCTGAGAGTAACCGATGTCCTTGAGCGGGGGCAGGAGGTTCTGGTTCAGGTTGTAAAAGAAGAGGTGGGAAATAAAGGGGCCAATATGACCACCTATCTTTCCATTCCTGGGCGTGGAGTGGTACTTATGCCTGGCTCTGATTCTTCTGGAATATCGAGAAAGATCAGTGGTGAGGAGCGTCGTTCGCAGTTGCGTGAAATCATGGGTTCTCTGAATATTCCCGAAGGTGTGGGCTGGATTGTTCGTACAGCAAGTATGGATGTTACTAAAACTGCACTTACTAAGGATGTCCGTTCATTGTCAAGGCTCTGGAATGAGATCAAGCTGAAAGGGCAGGCAATGGAAGGTGTGGGACTGGTCTACCAGGATCATGACTGCGTTCTGCGTTTTCTTCGGGAGCATTTTGATCCCGAAATTAAAGAGATTCTGGTGGACGATCTGGCTGCTCTCGAAAAAGTTAAGGATTTCCTTGATATGCTTCCTGCCAAGCAGAAAGGTGCCAAGGCCAGATTGCATAAGGGGACACGTCCTATTTTTAACCAGTATAATGTGGAAGATCAAATTGAGTCTATTTATCAGCCTCAGGTGCAGCTTCCCTCTGGCGGTTCCATTGTTATTGATCCTACCGAGGCACTTGTTGCCATTGACGTGAACTCCGGTTCAACCGGTAAGGGCAAGAACTTTGAGGAATCGATTTTTAAGGCTAATATGGAGGCTGCCACGGAGCTTGCCCGTCAATTGCGTCTTCGTGATCTTGGCGGTCTGATTGTGGTGGACTTTATTGATATGCGCGTCAGCCGTAATATTCGTGAGGTTGAGCGTCAGGTTAAGAATGCCATGAAGCGGGATCGGGCCAAGGTTGATATCAGCCGGATTTCGAAGTTTGGCCTTATGCAGATTTCCAGGCAAAAACTTGGAGCTCCCATTGAGACCAGTAACTACCGGGTTTGTGAGCATTGTAAGGGACGGGGGATTGTCCGTTCTGTTGAGACTCTCGCGCTTTTCTATCTGCGACGCATCCAGACCGGAGGCAGCAGAAAGGAAGTGGTGAAGGTTGAATGTCATTTTCCATTGGATGTGGCGCAGTATCTCCTTAATAATAAACGTAACGAGATCAGTGATATGGAATCTCGGAATAAAATAGATATTATTATTGTCGCCGATCCAACCCTGAAACCTGCGGATCATGAAATTATCTGCCATAAGCAGGAAAAAGCGAATTAA
- a CDS encoding LPS-assembly protein LptD gives MKTKETFRELPVTKLFNRHSPAAFSLCLGSLLALVSQPSFLQADTINTDEWQIEADKVLRFDTPQSVIAEGNVILTKIRTLPPKRETGLVNTSDWSVLLEENPATPVEDVAAQDVLIDAEPRIKTEMTIKADWIAYDVEQNSIKAKGNVSIANDTDQLTANEGVLDLNKETGIFKEALILRDSMDLHLEGETIEKTGVNTYRITNGWVVTCKVPEENTPPWSFAASETNVTQGEYAFLKHATFRIKDVPVLYTPWLMLPVGNKRQTGVLFPEVSSSDRNGFGFNLPIFINVSDSSDLTLYPEYYANRGFMPGMEFRYVLGTQDKGSLMASYIYDDLSDPSETDYWNDTGYTHTNQDRYWVRGKIDQDFDNDITTRIDLDIVSDRDYLTEFNGGVTGFDESNQKFSEVFGRGFQNKTSDQRQNSVKLLKTWDGMALEGVFLGINDVRPDPVPFINPETGLTETITNPGALWKLPSIDFTGSLPMGETSLTLDWDTDYVNYYREDGVGGHRLDLYPRLSAPIPLSPYLEARAEAGVRETLYSVQTFGDGEWDKGDNPNRLLGDFHTEVGTTLLRSFGLNADNTSGFTHNLRPFIQYDFLSDTDQEDLPSFDSVDYIGEQNAITYGVDNFFDLFGNDTDREYGYLKISQSYDFRSEASDTPFTPVNVKLRWNPLTQGWVIYKTNIDVYGDGFTSHSVETAYENSRGDYFNLDYRYGNDGDTQQINFSARAQLFDTIFAAYAIEHSISESEIISQNISLMYQPACWSVELTSRYTPGDHSLMLMFNLANIGSPINLRL, from the coding sequence ATGAAAACAAAAGAAACTTTCAGGGAGTTACCTGTGACAAAACTCTTCAATCGACATTCCCCTGCTGCATTCTCTCTCTGTCTCGGCTCTTTGCTGGCTTTAGTCTCCCAGCCCAGTTTTCTTCAAGCTGACACCATTAACACCGATGAGTGGCAGATTGAGGCCGACAAAGTCCTTCGTTTTGATACCCCCCAAAGTGTTATTGCAGAAGGCAACGTTATCCTTACCAAAATACGGACTTTACCTCCTAAACGGGAAACAGGGCTGGTGAACACTTCAGACTGGTCTGTATTGCTTGAAGAGAATCCGGCAACACCTGTTGAAGATGTTGCAGCACAGGACGTTCTAATTGACGCGGAACCCCGTATAAAAACAGAAATGACCATCAAGGCAGACTGGATTGCCTATGACGTTGAACAGAACTCCATAAAGGCAAAAGGAAATGTCTCCATCGCCAATGACACCGATCAGCTTACTGCAAACGAAGGTGTCCTGGACCTGAACAAAGAAACAGGTATATTTAAGGAAGCCCTCATTCTCCGGGACTCTATGGATCTGCACCTTGAGGGTGAGACCATTGAAAAGACAGGAGTCAACACCTACCGTATCACAAACGGCTGGGTCGTCACCTGTAAAGTCCCCGAAGAGAACACACCTCCCTGGAGTTTTGCAGCCAGCGAAACGAATGTGACTCAAGGGGAATACGCCTTTTTGAAACATGCCACCTTTCGCATCAAAGATGTACCTGTTCTCTACACGCCCTGGCTCATGCTGCCCGTAGGAAATAAACGGCAGACTGGTGTACTCTTTCCTGAAGTTTCCAGTTCCGACCGAAACGGATTTGGCTTCAACCTGCCGATCTTTATTAATGTTTCCGACTCATCCGACCTCACCCTCTACCCTGAATATTATGCCAACCGTGGTTTTATGCCCGGTATGGAGTTTCGTTACGTCCTTGGTACCCAGGATAAGGGGTCGTTAATGGCCAGCTATATCTACGATGATCTTTCAGACCCCTCCGAAACTGACTACTGGAACGACACAGGATACACCCACACCAATCAGGACAGATACTGGGTTCGAGGAAAAATTGACCAGGATTTCGACAACGACATCACTACCCGTATAGATCTTGATATAGTTTCCGACAGAGATTATCTGACAGAGTTCAATGGTGGAGTCACTGGATTTGACGAATCCAACCAAAAGTTCAGCGAGGTATTTGGGCGTGGCTTCCAGAATAAAACCAGTGACCAACGCCAGAACTCCGTAAAGCTCCTTAAAACCTGGGACGGAATGGCCCTGGAGGGCGTATTTCTGGGGATCAACGATGTCAGACCTGATCCTGTCCCCTTTATCAATCCTGAGACTGGGCTAACAGAAACCATAACCAACCCCGGCGCTCTGTGGAAACTGCCAAGTATAGACTTCACAGGTAGCCTCCCCATGGGAGAAACAAGCCTGACTCTTGACTGGGATACTGATTATGTAAATTATTACAGGGAAGACGGTGTCGGGGGACACCGCCTTGATTTGTACCCTCGCCTGAGTGCCCCAATCCCTCTCAGCCCATACCTTGAAGCACGTGCTGAAGCAGGAGTGCGGGAAACCTTATACAGCGTTCAAACCTTTGGTGATGGGGAATGGGATAAAGGCGATAACCCAAACCGCCTGCTTGGGGATTTTCATACTGAAGTTGGAACCACTCTCTTAAGAAGTTTCGGTCTGAATGCAGATAACACCAGTGGTTTCACTCATAACCTCAGACCTTTCATTCAGTATGATTTCCTTTCAGACACAGACCAGGAAGACCTTCCAAGCTTTGACTCCGTGGACTATATAGGGGAACAAAATGCAATCACCTATGGTGTCGACAATTTCTTTGATCTCTTTGGAAACGACACTGACAGAGAATATGGCTACTTGAAGATCAGCCAGAGCTACGATTTCCGCAGTGAGGCTTCCGACACTCCTTTCACCCCCGTCAACGTCAAGCTGCGCTGGAATCCACTAACCCAAGGCTGGGTTATCTATAAAACCAATATTGATGTGTATGGAGACGGATTTACCTCTCACAGCGTGGAAACAGCCTACGAAAACAGCCGAGGTGATTACTTCAACCTCGATTATAGATACGGAAATGATGGTGACACCCAGCAGATCAACTTCAGCGCCAGAGCACAGCTGTTTGATACC